In Drosophila yakuba strain Tai18E2 chromosome 2R, Prin_Dyak_Tai18E2_2.1, whole genome shotgun sequence, a single genomic region encodes these proteins:
- the LOC26536399 gene encoding uncharacterized protein LOC26536399, which produces MSDINLTAYNVFRRELAKIFKTFNSYTQTDFTEEFGTSTDFDYKADLETN; this is translated from the coding sequence ATGTCCGATATCAACTTGACTGCCTATAACGTCTTTCGCCGCGAACTGGCCAAAATATTCAAGACATTCAACTCGTATACTCAAACCGATTTTACTGAGGAATTTGGCACCAGCACAGACTTCGATTACAAAGCTGATTTGGaaacaaattga